In Nitrospinota bacterium, a single genomic region encodes these proteins:
- the surE gene encoding 5'/3'-nucleotidase SurE encodes MKILLTNDDGINAKGIEAMCQALRGIGDVTVVAPETEMSAVGHAITLTDPLRVRRVMRNGQFFGSAINGTPADCVKIAVRALLDTKPDIVVSGINQGQNVATNVIYSGTVSAATEGMILGIPAVAVSLASFTSRDFSAAAEYGVKVVKKVVEKGLPADTLLNVNVPALPPGDIKGVKVCRMGMSRFVEAFERRVDPRQNDYYWQGGAMSTSPEDAGADISLLDAGYVTVTPIHFDLTKYDFMDELGGWKV; translated from the coding sequence ATGAAAATACTTCTCACCAACGACGACGGGATAAACGCAAAAGGGATCGAGGCCATGTGCCAGGCCCTTCGCGGGATTGGCGATGTCACCGTGGTGGCGCCGGAAACGGAGATGTCCGCCGTGGGGCACGCCATCACGCTCACAGACCCCCTGCGTGTGCGCCGCGTGATGCGTAACGGGCAATTTTTCGGCTCCGCCATCAACGGCACCCCGGCCGACTGCGTGAAGATCGCCGTGCGCGCACTGCTGGACACAAAGCCGGACATAGTCGTCTCCGGCATCAACCAGGGGCAGAACGTGGCCACTAACGTCATATATTCGGGCACAGTGTCCGCCGCGACGGAGGGGATGATACTGGGGATACCGGCCGTGGCGGTGTCGCTGGCGTCTTTCACGTCGCGGGACTTTTCGGCGGCGGCGGAATACGGGGTGAAGGTGGTGAAAAAAGTGGTGGAAAAGGGGCTGCCGGCCGACACTCTTTTGAACGTCAACGTTCCCGCCTTGCCGCCGGGCGATATCAAGGGTGTAAAGGTGTGCCGGATGGGGATGAGCAGGTTCGTGGAGGCGTTCGAGCGGCGGGTGGACCCGAGGCAGAACGATTATTACTGGCAGGGGGGCGCCATGTCCACAAGCCCGGAGGACGCCGGGGCGGACATATCATTGCTCGACGCCGGGTATGTTACCGTAACGCCGATCCACTTCGATTTGACGAAGTACGATTTTATGGATGAGCTTGGCGGGTGGAAGGTGTAA
- a CDS encoding type II toxin-antitoxin system VapC family toxin gives MRRVFADTCFRIAILDENDRLHEAAHEASKLLKNAVIFTSELVLVELANHFASKGAMFRMAVVRVIERIQNSPNSRVVYQTKSLFTGAVELYRSRNDKGWSLADCSSMEIMKDYGITECLSHDSHFEQAGFTALLRK, from the coding sequence ATGAGACGCGTCTTTGCGGATACCTGTTTTCGGATAGCCATTCTTGACGAGAATGATCGGTTGCATGAAGCCGCCCATGAGGCGTCAAAATTATTGAAAAACGCCGTTATTTTCACAAGCGAACTGGTTTTGGTTGAACTTGCCAATCATTTCGCCTCCAAAGGCGCCATGTTCAGAATGGCGGTGGTCAGAGTAATAGAGCGAATACAAAATAGCCCCAATAGCAGGGTTGTCTATCAAACAAAATCGCTTTTCACTGGAGCGGTGGAGCTGTATCGTTCAAGAAACGACAAGGGCTGGAGTCTGGCGGATTGTTCTTCGATGGAAATTATGAAAGATTACGGTATTACGGAATGTTTGTCGCATGATAGTCATTTCGAACAGGCTGGCTTTACAGCTTTGCTGCGGAAATAA
- the aroA gene encoding 3-phosphoshikimate 1-carboxyvinyltransferase: protein MRGQALIPASKSHTIRALFFAALADGVSTIKNPLDSADGRSAFTAVKAMGAKTQILPGAWRVTGFGGKPIVPDGPVDVGNSGTTARFALSMASLCDKPVTITGDEQTRSRPMWPLLDALKNLGAKTEGTNGKLPATVCGPLLGGSTKVDGTSSQYLSSLLIHTPLAVNGSVIILDSLNEKPYAEMTLRWLERFGIEYKRDGYNRFEIKGGQRYKAFDDQIPGDFSSATFFACIGAIPGNEITLLGLDFNDSQGDKAAFDYLKAMGASVTMGEGSVTVRGGKLKGANLDLNATPDALPAMAALAALAEGTTTLGNVPQARIKETDRIAVMATELGKMGIRCDQTPDSLIIHGGRPKGAVVTSHGDHRVVMSLALLASASEGETVIERAEAVEVTFPDFAELFGQCGGMINTI, encoded by the coding sequence ATGCGCGGGCAGGCGCTCATCCCCGCGTCCAAATCGCACACCATCCGGGCGCTGTTCTTCGCGGCGCTGGCGGACGGGGTGTCCACAATCAAAAACCCGTTGGACTCGGCGGACGGGCGCTCGGCCTTCACCGCAGTGAAGGCGATGGGGGCGAAAACGCAAATACTCCCCGGCGCCTGGCGGGTGACCGGTTTTGGCGGAAAACCAATAGTCCCGGACGGACCTGTGGACGTTGGCAACTCCGGCACCACGGCCCGGTTTGCGCTCTCCATGGCGTCGCTTTGCGATAAACCTGTCACCATCACCGGCGACGAGCAGACCCGTTCCCGCCCCATGTGGCCGTTGCTGGACGCGCTGAAAAACCTGGGAGCCAAGACTGAAGGAACAAACGGGAAACTCCCCGCCACTGTCTGCGGCCCCCTTTTGGGGGGCTCAACGAAGGTGGACGGGACCAGTTCGCAATACCTTTCCAGCCTGCTCATCCACACACCGCTGGCGGTGAACGGCAGCGTCATCATACTGGACAGCCTGAACGAAAAACCGTACGCGGAGATGACCCTGCGCTGGCTGGAAAGGTTCGGGATCGAATACAAGCGGGATGGATACAACAGGTTCGAGATAAAAGGGGGCCAGCGCTACAAGGCGTTTGACGATCAGATTCCGGGGGATTTTTCCTCCGCCACGTTCTTCGCCTGCATCGGCGCCATTCCCGGCAACGAAATAACTTTGCTGGGGCTGGATTTCAACGATTCGCAGGGGGACAAGGCCGCATTCGATTACCTGAAGGCCATGGGCGCTTCCGTCACGATGGGGGAAGGGAGTGTGACCGTCCGGGGGGGCAAACTGAAAGGCGCCAATCTGGATTTGAACGCCACGCCGGACGCGTTGCCGGCCATGGCGGCCCTTGCCGCGCTGGCGGAAGGGACCACCACGCTTGGCAACGTGCCGCAGGCGAGGATAAAGGAGACCGACCGCATAGCGGTGATGGCCACGGAGCTCGGCAAGATGGGGATAAGGTGCGATCAGACCCCGGATTCGCTTATAATCCACGGAGGCAGGCCCAAAGGGGCCGTTGTGACAAGCCACGGGGACCATCGTGTCGTGATGAGCCTTGCGCTTCTCGCTTCAGCTTCCGAGGGGGAGACGGTGATCGAAAGGGCAGAGGCGGTGGAAGTGACGTTCCCGGATTTCGCGGAGCTTTTCGGGCAATGCGGAGGTATGATTAATACTATCTGA
- a CDS encoding DUF2065 domain-containing protein, whose amino-acid sequence MENFKLFLMVVGMVMIVEGVPYFIAPEQVKKVAGAITKANRRFLRLVGFALMMMGLSMVAFGRF is encoded by the coding sequence ATGGAAAACTTCAAACTGTTTCTGATGGTGGTCGGGATGGTGATGATCGTGGAGGGGGTCCCTTACTTCATCGCCCCCGAACAGGTGAAAAAAGTTGCCGGGGCCATAACAAAGGCCAACCGCCGGTTCCTGCGGCTCGTCGGGTTCGCCCTTATGATGATGGGGCTTTCGATGGTCGCTTTCGGGAGGTTTTAG
- a CDS encoding alpha/beta hydrolase, whose translation MAVLLWVFLAVLAGAALFQAFLYAVRWYETYDPATDGHRSWLSALSENGFKPVGAYMAELVYSAVYAASALVWLFVWLLKRDRAVFDPSKLTPGRPSVVLIHGIFGWPGLFWLFRRRLAARSIVNVVTFTYKNSSLPLSDYRVGLRDLVMRIKAVTGSAEVALAGHSFGGMIAFDYAMEYGNEGEVRGVAAMGTPFGGSKLAALGLTPLARSLHPSNPFFGLVKTLKPKAPFLNVYSVYDQFVIPWQSGAHPLADESVVVAAHGHSGFYFDYQVIKTVAEWVETKVGQK comes from the coding sequence ATGGCTGTCCTGTTATGGGTATTTTTGGCGGTCCTGGCGGGAGCCGCGCTGTTCCAGGCGTTCCTTTACGCCGTCAGGTGGTATGAGACGTACGACCCGGCCACAGACGGCCACAGGTCGTGGCTCTCCGCGTTGTCGGAAAACGGATTCAAGCCGGTTGGCGCCTATATGGCGGAACTGGTGTATTCGGCGGTGTACGCGGCGTCGGCTCTGGTATGGCTTTTCGTTTGGCTGTTAAAGAGGGACCGCGCCGTTTTCGATCCGTCAAAGCTCACGCCTGGCAGGCCGTCGGTGGTGCTCATCCATGGAATCTTCGGCTGGCCGGGGCTGTTCTGGCTTTTCCGCCGCCGCCTTGCCGCCAGGTCCATCGTAAACGTGGTGACGTTCACATACAAAAACAGTTCGCTGCCTTTGAGCGACTACCGGGTGGGGCTGCGCGACCTTGTGATGCGGATAAAGGCGGTGACCGGATCGGCGGAAGTTGCGCTCGCCGGCCACAGTTTCGGCGGAATGATCGCCTTCGACTACGCCATGGAATATGGAAACGAAGGGGAGGTGCGGGGCGTGGCCGCCATGGGAACTCCGTTCGGCGGATCGAAACTGGCGGCGCTGGGATTGACCCCGCTGGCCCGCTCGTTGCACCCGTCAAATCCCTTTTTCGGGCTTGTGAAAACGCTAAAGCCCAAAGCGCCTTTTCTTAATGTGTATTCGGTGTATGACCAGTTTGTCATCCCGTGGCAAAGCGGGGCGCATCCTTTGGCGGATGAGAGCGTGGTGGTGGCCGCCCACGGCCATTCAGGATTTTATTTCGACTACCAGGTGATCAAGACCGTGGCCGAATGGGTGGAGACGAAGGTGGGCCAGAAGTAG
- a CDS encoding twin-arginine translocase TatA/TatE family subunit: MFGIGVPELLVILVVALIVIGPAKLPEIARALGKAYAEFSRSLREVKSSINDITSEFEHEARIVREPGKAALDAIEKTFAPEPEPEKKAESSEAPGPEIKS, from the coding sequence ATGTTCGGCATAGGGGTCCCGGAGCTTCTGGTCATCCTGGTGGTGGCGTTGATAGTTATCGGCCCGGCAAAGCTGCCGGAGATCGCCCGCGCGCTGGGCAAGGCCTACGCGGAGTTCTCGCGCTCTTTGCGTGAGGTCAAAAGCAGCATAAACGACATCACGTCGGAATTCGAGCATGAGGCGCGCATAGTCCGCGAGCCCGGCAAAGCCGCGCTGGACGCCATCGAAAAGACTTTTGCGCCGGAGCCGGAACCGGAGAAGAAAGCCGAATCATCCGAAGCGCCGGGGCCGGAAATCAAATCGTAG